One part of the Thermoanaerobacterium sp. CMT5567-10 genome encodes these proteins:
- a CDS encoding APC family permease, producing the protein MFNRLKRALIGRPLTNKAIKSEKYDVIWGLPILSSDAISSVAYAGEEILLVLLPAIGILAYKNLLYISAAIISLLLILVFSYLQTIENYPNGGGAYVVASDNLGKIAGVVAGAALSVDYILTVAVSVSSGVDQITSAFLFLKPYSILICILIILILMIGNLRGIRESSRIFGIPSYAFVFGIIAMLIGGIVKIKGGYVPPTTPLKTVEPVTLFLLLRAFSNGCAAVTGIEAVSNAVPNFKDPFVKKAKTVLILLASIVLISFGGISVLISMYHIVPGDRAVIIQLADYIFGRGFMFYYITATTFIILVMASNTAYSGFPLLLAIMAKEGHMPRQLNKRGDRLSYSNGIILLSVLATVLIVTFKANVTSLIGLYAIGVFISFTLSQTGMAKKWITTRGKNWLIKAFINGTGAIVTAIVVIIIGISKFREGAWIVIVVIPVLVFMMLKINKHYRAIAKQLRVSPEDLQSIKISENHYRNRVIVPIESINKASIRALRYARTISDYVIAFNVSIDEESGEKIKKRYALLNTDIPLIVKYSPFRRIVEPLLKFIESEEYNYKKGDMITVILPQFIVRKRWHNILHNKTRVYIEKELLKHKHIVVATMPLQLHDDDDIEDK; encoded by the coding sequence ATGTTTAATAGGCTAAAGAGGGCTTTAATAGGTAGACCACTGACAAATAAGGCTATTAAAAGTGAAAAATACGATGTAATATGGGGACTTCCTATACTGTCCAGCGATGCAATTTCATCCGTAGCCTATGCGGGTGAAGAAATATTATTAGTTTTATTACCAGCTATAGGTATACTGGCATACAAAAATTTATTGTATATTTCAGCTGCTATTATCAGTTTACTACTTATACTGGTATTCTCTTATTTACAGACTATTGAGAATTATCCAAATGGTGGCGGTGCTTATGTTGTTGCATCTGATAATTTAGGCAAGATTGCTGGGGTGGTGGCTGGTGCTGCACTTTCTGTTGATTATATTTTGACAGTAGCAGTCAGTGTATCATCAGGTGTTGATCAAATAACATCTGCATTTTTATTTTTAAAACCTTATTCAATACTTATTTGTATTTTAATCATATTAATATTAATGATAGGAAATTTGAGAGGTATACGTGAATCATCCAGAATTTTTGGTATTCCATCGTATGCTTTTGTTTTTGGAATAATTGCAATGCTAATAGGGGGTATTGTAAAGATAAAAGGAGGGTATGTGCCTCCTACAACACCTTTAAAAACTGTTGAGCCAGTAACACTATTCTTGCTTTTAAGGGCTTTTTCAAATGGATGTGCAGCAGTAACAGGTATAGAAGCTGTAAGCAATGCCGTTCCGAATTTTAAAGACCCGTTTGTAAAAAAGGCAAAAACTGTTCTTATTTTGTTAGCTTCGATAGTTTTGATTTCATTTGGTGGTATATCAGTTCTCATAAGCATGTATCACATTGTACCAGGTGATAGGGCTGTTATCATCCAATTGGCCGATTATATATTTGGTAGAGGTTTTATGTTTTATTATATTACTGCTACAACCTTTATTATATTGGTAATGGCATCGAATACTGCTTATTCAGGATTTCCTCTTTTGCTTGCAATAATGGCAAAAGAAGGACACATGCCGAGGCAGCTTAATAAAAGAGGTGATAGGCTTAGCTACTCAAATGGTATAATATTGCTTTCAGTTTTAGCAACGGTATTAATTGTGACTTTTAAAGCTAATGTAACATCTTTAATAGGTTTGTACGCCATTGGTGTTTTTATATCTTTTACCCTTTCACAAACTGGAATGGCGAAAAAGTGGATAACAACCAGAGGCAAAAACTGGCTTATAAAGGCTTTTATAAATGGTACAGGTGCTATTGTGACTGCTATAGTTGTTATAATAATAGGCATATCAAAGTTTAGAGAAGGTGCTTGGATCGTAATTGTAGTCATACCTGTTCTTGTATTTATGATGTTAAAGATAAATAAACATTATAGGGCAATTGCAAAACAGCTTCGAGTTAGTCCGGAAGATTTGCAAAGTATAAAAATATCTGAGAATCATTACCGCAATAGAGTAATTGTGCCTATTGAAAGTATAAATAAAGCTAGTATACGAGCACTCAGATATGCTAGGACGATTTCAGATTATGTAATAGCGTTTAATGTTTCAATTGATGAAGAAAGCGGCGAGAAAATTAAAAAAAGGTATGCACTATTAAATACTGATATACCGTTGATTGTTAAATATTCACCATTTAGAAGGATCGTAGAACCACTTCTTAAATTTATAGAATCAGAAGAGTACAACTACAAGAAAGGTGACATGATTACGGTAATTTTACCACAATTTATTGTTAGGAAAAGGTGGCACAATATACTTCATAATAAAACGAGAGTATATATAGAAAAAGAACTGCTAAAGCATAAGCATATAGTGGTAGCTACTATGCCATTACAACTTCACGATGACGATGATATTGAGGATAAATAG
- a CDS encoding hydrolase encodes MIRVPEIIQNVSGIKIHGKVIKSLLFTTDIAIIRNTNANAILAVYPFTPQPVITHAIIMASDIPVFSGVGGGLTQGKRVVNLALDAEFQGAMGVVVNAPTANDIIKRIRATIDIPIVVTIVSETEDIKGRVDAGATILNISGAKKTPLIVKKVRDICPNIPIIATGGPTDDTIMETIEAGANAISYTPPTNAEIFSQVMDKYREERQ; translated from the coding sequence ATGATCAGAGTTCCGGAGATTATACAAAATGTTTCAGGCATAAAGATTCATGGTAAAGTGATAAAATCACTGCTATTTACTACTGATATTGCTATAATAAGAAATACTAATGCAAATGCTATATTGGCTGTTTATCCTTTTACACCGCAGCCTGTGATTACGCATGCCATAATAATGGCATCGGATATTCCCGTCTTTAGTGGTGTCGGTGGAGGACTAACACAAGGCAAAAGAGTTGTGAATTTGGCACTCGATGCAGAATTTCAAGGTGCTATGGGAGTCGTAGTTAATGCACCTACTGCAAATGATATAATAAAAAGAATAAGAGCTACGATCGATATACCCATCGTTGTGACGATTGTATCAGAAACTGAAGATATAAAAGGACGCGTAGATGCTGGTGCAACGATATTAAATATTTCAGGTGCGAAGAAGACACCTCTAATTGTGAAAAAAGTTAGGGATATATGTCCTAATATTCCTATAATTGCAACTGGAGGACCGACAGATGATACTATTATGGAGACTATAGAGGCTGGTGCAAATGCCATATCATATACTCCTCCGACAAATGCGGAGATATTTTCTCAAGTTATGGATAAATATAGAGAAGAAAGACAATAG
- a CDS encoding MBL fold metallo-hydrolase, with protein sequence MKIRYFGHSCFKITLDSGIRIVTDPFDQTVGYPLPETDADIVTSSHSHFDHNYFKAIKGNFKIVNTPGEHDVNGVHIKGISTFHDDEHGAKRGKNIVFVINADNIRVCHAGDLGHILTDDMLKEIGDIDVLMIPVGGYYTIDDRQAVKVIEQLKPKLTIAMHYRTSNVNLPIETVDNFLKMTGGQKIQLNEIEIKKDELEVKSEVITLNYK encoded by the coding sequence ATGAAAATAAGATATTTTGGACATTCGTGTTTTAAAATAACGTTAGATAGCGGTATAAGGATAGTCACAGATCCATTTGACCAAACTGTAGGATATCCGCTGCCTGAAACAGATGCAGACATTGTCACATCATCGCATTCGCACTTTGACCACAATTATTTTAAGGCTATAAAGGGAAATTTTAAAATTGTAAATACACCAGGGGAACATGACGTAAATGGTGTCCACATAAAAGGTATTAGTACATTTCATGATGATGAGCATGGCGCTAAAAGAGGCAAGAACATCGTATTCGTGATAAATGCTGATAACATCAGAGTATGCCATGCAGGCGATCTTGGACATATACTGACGGATGATATGCTAAAAGAGATAGGTGATATTGATGTATTGATGATACCGGTTGGCGGGTACTACACAATTGATGATAGACAGGCGGTTAAAGTAATAGAACAGCTTAAGCCAAAATTGACTATTGCAATGCACTATAGGACCAGCAATGTTAATTTACCTATTGAAACTGTTGATAACTTTTTAAAGATGACAGGTGGACAAAAGATTCAATTAAATGAGATTGAAATCAAAAAAGACGAGTTGGAAGTCAAATCAGAGGTTATTACATTAAATTATAAATAA
- a CDS encoding MutS-related protein → MRSVEFILELLYVVLIGGGLLLGFQVNHLFFIMPFAGIALMIIVNRIQQKKSREEIKKEIERNWGKDREEKRNFEFIRRLYDEKAKKETFRMNIDDTTWCDLDMDFVFGKLDHTMSIAGQQCLYSLLRRPLFDEGELKKRDTVIEGFLKNKDYAMFIQGYLYKIGKRYNVDVVSYLMEGIKIRQNPVILYSVYQVLSILIILSPIIIAFTHAFGILLLVALILINGTIYTNTKNKILEDIMVFEDMSKILRCANEIIKVGDKEQIYDLSILKSAFIKVKKIYNNIRWIENFERASAGGDPTGILTFINMLFLAEVKSFYKSINLINKCRVELLTVYIELGNLDSYIALASYKSSLKYYTKPLLDKDMPYHFEAIEIYHPLLKDPVSNSLDVSGRGVLLTGSNASGKSTFLKTIGINAIFAQTFYTVLSKEYSSSFFNVMTSIGTLDNIIGGDSYFMVEAKSLKRIIDETGSDVTVLCILDEIFRGTNTVERISAACEVLSYLAKKNCFVVAATHDMELTNLVKDLYDNYHFEEEVDDNDVRFNYLLLKGPSRSRNAIKILKLLGYPEEIYANAMERANDFNTK, encoded by the coding sequence ATGAGAAGTGTAGAATTTATTTTAGAGCTTTTGTACGTTGTCCTTATTGGCGGTGGATTATTGTTAGGTTTTCAAGTGAACCATCTGTTTTTTATAATGCCTTTTGCAGGTATTGCCCTTATGATAATTGTAAATAGGATCCAGCAAAAGAAAAGCAGAGAAGAAATAAAAAAGGAAATCGAGAGGAACTGGGGCAAAGACCGTGAAGAGAAGAGAAATTTTGAGTTTATACGAAGGCTTTACGATGAGAAAGCTAAGAAAGAGACATTTAGAATGAACATAGACGATACGACTTGGTGCGACCTTGATATGGATTTTGTCTTTGGAAAACTTGACCATACCATGTCAATTGCTGGTCAACAATGTTTATATTCGCTTTTGAGACGTCCTTTGTTTGATGAGGGAGAATTAAAAAAGCGCGATACTGTGATTGAAGGATTTTTGAAAAATAAAGATTATGCAATGTTTATACAGGGATATTTATATAAGATTGGTAAAAGATATAATGTCGATGTAGTAAGTTATTTGATGGAAGGCATAAAGATAAGGCAGAATCCAGTGATTTTATATAGTGTATATCAGGTCTTATCTATATTGATTATTTTATCTCCAATCATTATTGCCTTTACACACGCATTTGGCATACTTTTGCTTGTTGCGCTGATTTTGATCAACGGGACGATTTATACAAATACCAAAAATAAGATATTAGAAGATATAATGGTTTTTGAAGATATGTCAAAAATATTAAGATGCGCAAATGAAATTATAAAGGTGGGAGATAAAGAACAGATTTATGACTTATCAATATTAAAATCTGCTTTTATTAAGGTAAAGAAGATCTATAATAATATAAGGTGGATAGAAAATTTTGAAAGAGCTTCAGCAGGTGGAGATCCAACGGGGATTTTAACTTTTATTAACATGCTATTTCTAGCTGAAGTAAAAAGTTTTTATAAGTCAATTAATTTGATCAACAAGTGTAGAGTAGAATTGCTTACTGTATATATTGAACTTGGAAACTTGGATTCATATATTGCGTTAGCATCGTATAAAAGCAGTTTAAAGTATTATACAAAACCTTTATTAGACAAAGATATGCCATACCATTTTGAAGCTATTGAGATATACCATCCATTATTAAAAGATCCCGTATCAAATTCGTTGGATGTATCGGGTAGAGGCGTATTGCTGACAGGGTCAAATGCATCAGGTAAATCGACATTCTTAAAGACGATAGGTATCAATGCCATATTTGCTCAGACTTTTTATACTGTCCTTTCAAAAGAATACTCATCAAGCTTTTTTAATGTGATGACATCTATCGGCACTTTGGACAATATAATAGGCGGTGATAGCTATTTTATGGTAGAAGCAAAATCTTTGAAAAGAATTATAGATGAGACGGGCAGTGATGTAACTGTATTGTGTATTCTGGATGAAATTTTCAGGGGTACAAATACTGTGGAGAGAATAAGTGCAGCCTGTGAAGTTCTCAGCTATTTGGCAAAGAAGAATTGCTTTGTGGTTGCTGCAACACACGATATGGAGCTTACGAATCTGGTAAAAGATTTGTACGACAATTACCATTTTGAAGAAGAAGTTGATGACAATGATGTGAGATTTAATTATCTTTTGCTGAAAGGGCCTTCAAGAAGCAGAAATGCAATAAAGATTTTAAAACTGTTAGGCTATCCTGAGGAAATTTATGCGAATGCTATGGAAAGAGCCAATGATTTTAATACAAAATAG
- the argS gene encoding arginine--tRNA ligase, translating to MDNIVQKVKTEITKMVINSIEEAKKNGLLNIEDIPSIEIEEPKEKQFGDLSINTAMVMAKSAKMPPRKIAEIIKDGLKLEGTMIEKVEIAGPGFMNFYLNDDYNVEALMLIKQKCSDYGRVNIGNGKKVQVEFVSANPTGPMHMGNARGGALGDALSSILDYAGYDVTREFYINDAGNQIEKFGLSLEARYLQLLGQDVEVPEGGYHGDDIIERAKEFLELYGDKYKDADPEDRRKALVQYGLKKNIEKLKDDLEAYGIEYDVWFSENTLHESGEVESVINELKEKGYTYEKDGALWFKETLFGAEKDDVLVRANGFPTYLASDIAYHKNKFVKRGFDWVIDIWGADHHGHVAPMKGAMKALGIDPDKLDVLLMQLVRLMKGKEVVKMSKRTGKMVTLRDLIDEVGKDAARFFFNMRSADSAVDFDMDLAVEQSNENPVFYVQYAHARICSILRQLKDDGINTEDLKDVDLRLLNEEAEIDLIKKLAYLPEEVTIAAKTMAPHRITRYILDVASLFHTFYNSCRVRGVDEELMKARIVLIDATRIVIKNVLDMLKITAPEKM from the coding sequence TTGGATAATATTGTACAAAAGGTAAAAACTGAAATAACTAAAATGGTAATAAACTCTATAGAGGAAGCAAAAAAAAACGGTCTTTTAAATATAGAAGATATACCTTCTATAGAGATAGAAGAACCTAAAGAAAAACAATTCGGTGATTTGTCTATAAATACAGCTATGGTAATGGCGAAATCGGCAAAGATGCCACCTAGAAAGATTGCTGAAATAATAAAAGATGGGCTTAAGCTTGAAGGGACTATGATTGAAAAAGTAGAAATAGCTGGTCCTGGATTTATGAACTTCTACCTAAATGATGACTATAATGTTGAAGCATTGATGCTTATAAAGCAAAAATGTAGCGATTATGGCAGAGTTAACATAGGAAACGGTAAAAAAGTACAAGTGGAATTTGTCTCTGCAAATCCGACAGGACCTATGCATATGGGAAATGCAAGAGGCGGTGCATTAGGGGATGCACTATCATCAATACTTGACTATGCAGGATACGATGTGACGAGAGAGTTTTATATAAATGATGCAGGGAATCAGATAGAGAAATTTGGATTGTCATTAGAAGCTAGGTATTTACAATTGTTAGGTCAAGATGTAGAAGTGCCTGAAGGAGGTTACCACGGAGACGACATAATTGAAAGAGCCAAAGAGTTTTTGGAATTATATGGCGATAAGTACAAAGATGCAGACCCAGAAGATAGGAGAAAAGCACTGGTTCAATATGGCCTTAAAAAGAACATAGAAAAGTTAAAAGATGACTTAGAGGCTTATGGTATAGAATATGACGTGTGGTTCTCTGAGAATACACTTCATGAAAGCGGCGAAGTGGAATCAGTAATAAATGAACTAAAAGAAAAAGGCTATACGTATGAAAAGGACGGAGCCCTTTGGTTTAAAGAGACGCTTTTTGGAGCTGAAAAAGACGATGTGCTAGTAAGGGCTAATGGTTTTCCCACATATTTGGCATCAGATATAGCGTACCACAAGAATAAATTTGTAAAGCGGGGCTTTGATTGGGTCATAGATATATGGGGTGCTGACCATCATGGACATGTAGCGCCGATGAAAGGTGCAATGAAGGCTTTAGGCATAGATCCGGACAAGCTTGATGTACTTTTGATGCAGCTTGTAAGACTTATGAAAGGTAAAGAAGTAGTAAAGATGTCCAAAAGGACAGGGAAAATGGTGACACTGAGAGATTTGATAGATGAGGTTGGCAAAGATGCCGCAAGATTTTTCTTTAATATGCGTTCAGCCGATAGTGCTGTGGACTTTGACATGGACTTGGCAGTAGAGCAATCAAATGAAAATCCAGTTTTTTACGTTCAATATGCTCATGCTAGAATATGTTCCATATTAAGGCAGTTAAAAGATGATGGAATAAACACAGAAGATTTAAAAGATGTTGACTTAAGATTGCTAAATGAAGAAGCAGAGATTGATTTAATTAAAAAGTTGGCATACTTGCCTGAGGAAGTTACTATAGCAGCAAAGACAATGGCGCCACACAGAATTACTAGGTATATATTAGACGTTGCATCTTTATTCCACACATTTTACAATAGCTGTAGAGTAAGAGGCGTTGATGAAGAATTGATGAAAGCTAGAATCGTCTTAATAGATGCAACAAGAATTGTAATAAAGAATGTACTGGATATGTTAAAAATAACAGCACCAGAGAAAATGTAG
- a CDS encoding DUF1934 domain-containing protein: MKKALITVKGTQRNVQNETDTIELITEGEFLKKGEYYYIKYEESELSGLDRTTTTLKVGEDSVVLMRFGENQSKMIFEKDIRHESSYMTPYGNIMLGVKSDEIDVCFTENGGELKLKYAVDLDEKVVSDNELHLTVREVN; encoded by the coding sequence TTGAAAAAAGCTTTAATTACAGTCAAAGGAACTCAAAGGAATGTACAAAATGAGACTGATACGATAGAGCTTATAACAGAAGGAGAATTTTTAAAAAAAGGAGAATACTACTATATAAAGTATGAGGAGTCTGAGCTTTCTGGCTTAGACAGAACGACGACTACATTGAAAGTAGGGGAAGATTCAGTTGTCTTGATGAGGTTTGGAGAGAACCAATCAAAGATGATATTTGAGAAGGATATAAGGCATGAGTCCAGCTACATGACTCCATATGGAAATATAATGCTGGGAGTTAAGTCTGACGAAATAGATGTATGCTTTACAGAAAATGGTGGAGAACTAAAGCTTAAATATGCAGTTGATTTAGATGAAAAGGTAGTAAGCGATAATGAATTACATTTAACAGTGCGGGAGGTTAATTAA
- a CDS encoding D-alanine--D-alanine ligase family protein has translation MEKLKVAVLFGGQSGEHEVSRVSATSIINNIDRDKYDVYMVGITKKGEWYLYNGDIEKIATGEWEKDTVPALIGPSTKYKGIVVFKENGYEFYPIDVVFPVLHGPNGEDGTVQGLLELLEMPYVGPNVLSSSLCMDKVFSKRIFLEAGIPTPKFTVVYRKEINNVDNYEEIRRRVSEIGYPCFVKPANMGSSVGITKVHNEGELFDALKFAAKYDRKIIVEEGIDAREIECSVLGNDNPEASVAGEIVPAHEFYDYDAKYFDEASKLFIPAPIPDVKMEEIRELAIKAYIALDARGMARVDFLMDKNTGKVYLNELNTIPGFTQISMYPKLWEASGKPYSKLIDELIQLALSAHKEKCTNW, from the coding sequence ATGGAGAAGCTAAAAGTAGCTGTTTTATTTGGGGGCCAATCAGGAGAGCATGAAGTGTCAAGGGTTTCAGCCACTTCTATAATAAATAACATTGATAGAGATAAATACGATGTATATATGGTAGGCATAACTAAAAAAGGTGAATGGTATTTGTACAACGGAGATATTGAGAAAATAGCCACAGGCGAGTGGGAAAAAGATACTGTACCTGCTTTGATAGGACCTTCTACTAAATACAAAGGCATAGTTGTATTTAAAGAAAATGGATACGAATTTTACCCAATTGATGTTGTTTTTCCTGTACTTCACGGTCCTAATGGAGAAGATGGAACAGTTCAGGGTCTTTTAGAGCTTTTAGAGATGCCGTACGTGGGTCCAAATGTACTGTCATCATCCTTATGCATGGACAAAGTTTTTTCAAAGAGGATTTTTTTAGAGGCCGGAATACCTACGCCAAAATTTACAGTTGTGTATAGAAAAGAGATAAATAATGTAGATAATTACGAAGAAATACGAAGAAGAGTATCAGAGATTGGATATCCGTGCTTTGTAAAACCTGCTAATATGGGTTCAAGTGTAGGTATAACAAAGGTTCACAATGAAGGCGAGTTATTTGATGCCTTGAAATTTGCTGCAAAGTATGATAGAAAGATTATTGTAGAAGAAGGTATTGATGCAAGAGAAATTGAGTGTTCAGTTTTAGGTAATGACAATCCTGAGGCATCTGTTGCTGGTGAGATTGTTCCTGCTCATGAATTTTACGATTACGATGCGAAATATTTCGATGAAGCATCAAAACTTTTCATTCCAGCACCTATACCGGATGTTAAGATGGAAGAGATAAGGGAATTAGCCATAAAAGCATATATTGCGTTGGACGCAAGAGGTATGGCTAGAGTTGACTTTTTGATGGACAAAAATACAGGCAAAGTTTACTTGAATGAGTTAAATACGATTCCAGGATTCACGCAAATAAGCATGTATCCTAAGCTTTGGGAGGCATCGGGGAAACCATATAGCAAATTGATTGATGAACTGATACAATTGGCTTTATCTGCGCATAAAGAGAAATGTACAAACTGGTAA
- a CDS encoding small, acid-soluble spore protein, alpha/beta type, which produces MSDNLKEELAKELGVYDIVKTEGWGSVSSRDCGNLVKLAIKKAEESMVQNNNF; this is translated from the coding sequence ATGTCTGATAACCTGAAAGAGGAATTGGCAAAAGAGCTAGGCGTTTACGATATAGTAAAGACTGAAGGTTGGGGAAGTGTATCATCTCGTGATTGCGGCAATCTTGTAAAACTTGCTATCAAGAAAGCCGAGGAGAGCATGGTACAGAACAATAACTTCTAA
- the ypeB gene encoding germination protein YpeB, producing the protein MKRISTVVMLLLLLVVGAWGYNQYMQKVTYHRYLQAQYDRSFYQLVNSIENIETSTGKLMVSSQENTIIPILSDVWRQAFEAQENLNQLPIGQPELDNTSKFLSQIGDYSYSLSKNVADGGKLSDKDLKTMSELHNYAVYLGKSLQDLRSKIQGGYDLDNLNKKGTQKMSQIDNKILNVNMNTVNQQMSNYPTLIYDGPFSESQAKLTPKGLTGSNVSYNNAVSIAKRFLGRPVSSAVKYSPNNGKIDAYGVELRPTQNAPSIYVNVSKKGGHVIWFMDQRAVTKVNISETQALNYATKFLSAHGFSNMENTYSIKANGTVQFNFTPVQNNVRIYPDIVKVKVALDNGDIVGFDATSYYMSHVNRRIGKPKLTEVEAQRKVSKNLKVDSSRLCIMPLDGGKEVLAYEFKGTYSGDTFYVYINAENGIEEKILKVIKTSQGNLTM; encoded by the coding sequence ATGAAAAGGATATCGACAGTTGTGATGCTTCTTTTGCTTTTGGTTGTAGGAGCATGGGGATATAACCAGTACATGCAGAAAGTAACATATCATAGGTATTTGCAGGCTCAATATGATAGGTCATTTTATCAGCTTGTAAACAGCATAGAAAATATTGAAACATCAACAGGGAAGTTGATGGTATCATCGCAGGAAAATACGATAATTCCGATTTTAAGCGATGTATGGAGGCAGGCTTTTGAGGCACAAGAAAACTTAAACCAGCTTCCAATAGGACAGCCAGAATTGGACAATACATCGAAGTTTTTATCCCAAATAGGAGACTATTCTTACAGCCTTTCAAAGAATGTGGCTGACGGAGGGAAATTGTCTGATAAAGATTTAAAGACAATGTCAGAACTGCACAACTATGCAGTATACCTTGGCAAAAGCTTGCAGGACTTAAGAAGTAAAATACAAGGTGGGTATGATTTAGACAACTTAAATAAAAAAGGAACTCAAAAGATGAGCCAGATAGACAACAAAATATTAAATGTAAATATGAATACTGTAAATCAGCAAATGTCTAACTATCCAACTCTCATATACGATGGTCCTTTCTCTGAAAGCCAGGCAAAACTGACGCCAAAAGGACTGACAGGCAGCAATGTGTCATACAACAACGCTGTGTCAATAGCCAAAAGGTTTTTAGGAAGACCTGTATCATCTGCAGTTAAATACAGTCCTAACAATGGAAAGATAGATGCTTATGGAGTAGAATTAAGGCCGACTCAAAACGCTCCTTCGATTTACGTTAATGTAAGTAAGAAGGGTGGTCATGTAATTTGGTTTATGGATCAAAGGGCGGTTACTAAAGTAAACATATCGGAAACACAGGCTTTAAATTATGCAACTAAGTTCTTATCAGCCCATGGCTTTAGCAATATGGAAAACACTTACTCCATAAAAGCCAACGGAACTGTTCAATTTAATTTTACTCCTGTACAGAATAACGTAAGAATCTATCCTGACATTGTCAAAGTAAAAGTAGCTTTAGATAATGGAGACATAGTAGGTTTTGATGCGACATCATACTATATGTCGCATGTAAACAGGAGAATAGGAAAACCAAAACTTACTGAAGTTGAAGCACAAAGAAAAGTCAGCAAAAATTTAAAAGTTGATAGCAGCAGATTGTGCATAATGCCGCTTGATGGTGGAAAAGAAGTTTTAGCTTATGAGTTTAAAGGGACGTACAGCGGCGACACATTTTACGTATACATAAATGCTGAAAATGGTATAGAAGAAAAAATCTTAAAAGTCATAAAGACTAGCCAAGGCAATTTGACAATGTAA
- the sleB gene encoding spore cortex-lytic enzyme: MKNYSISRIKVILLILILFTTFCVELSTLNMSIKTMSNLYWGNSGSDVSRVQSRLKDWGYYDGPVDGFFGVRTWLAVRKFQANNGLNVTGIVDDQTKVALGFNISKYTSISSTYTPTTSTTTNDDVYLLAMLINGEARGEPFVGKVAVGAVVMNRVRSPIFPHTIAGVIFQPGAFSAVDDGQMWLPPSQDSIRAAQDAIAGWDPSGGALYYYNASKVQNYWIFNRPVITQIGSHIFAR; the protein is encoded by the coding sequence ATGAAAAATTATTCCATATCCAGGATAAAGGTGATACTGCTGATACTAATACTGTTTACTACTTTTTGCGTTGAGTTAAGTACGTTAAACATGTCTATCAAAACAATGTCAAATTTATATTGGGGTAATTCTGGATCTGATGTGTCAAGGGTTCAGTCAAGGCTTAAAGATTGGGGATATTATGATGGACCTGTAGATGGTTTTTTTGGCGTCAGAACATGGCTGGCTGTAAGGAAATTTCAGGCTAATAATGGGCTCAATGTGACTGGAATTGTTGACGATCAAACGAAGGTAGCTTTGGGATTTAATATTAGCAAATACACTTCGATATCAAGTACATACACTCCGACAACATCTACGACTACAAATGACGATGTATATCTTTTGGCAATGCTTATAAATGGAGAAGCGAGAGGTGAGCCATTTGTTGGGAAAGTAGCTGTAGGGGCAGTTGTTATGAACAGGGTAAGATCTCCCATATTCCCGCACACAATAGCGGGTGTGATTTTTCAACCTGGTGCGTTTTCTGCGGTTGATGATGGACAAATGTGGCTTCCTCCATCTCAGGACAGCATCAGAGCCGCTCAAGATGCAATTGCAGGATGGGATCCTTCAGGTGGAGCACTTTACTACTACAATGCATCAAAAGTTCAGAATTACTGGATATTTAATAGGCCGGTCATAACACAGATTGGCAGTCATATATTTGCAAGGTAG